The Nerophis ophidion isolate RoL-2023_Sa linkage group LG24, RoL_Noph_v1.0, whole genome shotgun sequence genome includes a region encoding these proteins:
- the LOC133542521 gene encoding zinc finger protein 892-like, producing MSKLQMLRALVNRRLAAAVGEIFEVFERTIAEYEDELSRTKAEKERQRQLLDAVFKKHQVVSHGTEVCEEHFLPARQEPSFGMEQEEPQPFNTEEAPQTLQIKREEEDPLTPLFKEEEEGLSISQQGEHLEALEEVDVTKMPVTGVSVRSEGDEVKGESEEQREAEPPSSRSTQHMTTEADGDKLLAPLSDSDIEAHDKVSKDDKTCHSDNTRFKCSHCDKTFKHRWSLKIHTRIHTGEKPFSCSVCGKSFAQRTYLKVHMSTHTGEKPFICSECGKGFATKSALKGHTRTHTGEKRFFCSFCAKGFAHKSVLEEHTRVHTGEKPCCCSICGKCFVHRNSLKVHIRTHTGEKPFTCSICGKGFVESTNLKVHIRTHTGERPFSCSICGKDFTQRNHLKAHMRTHW from the exons ATGTCTAAATTACAAATGTTGAGGGCGCTGGTGAATCGGCGACTGGCGGCCGCCGTTGGAGAAATATTCGAGGTGTTCGAAAGAACGATAGCGGAGTACGAAGACGAGCTTTCGAGGACGAAAgcggagaaggagcgacaacgtcaactactggacgctgttttcaagaaacatcaagttgtgtcacacggaacag AGGTCTGTGAAGAACATTTTCTCCCTGCGCGGCAAGAGCCGAGCTTCGGGATGGAgcaggaggagccacagcccttcaACACTGAAGAGGCGCCACAGACACTGCAAATCAAAcgggaagaggaggacccactgacccctcttttcaaagaggaagaggagggactcagcatcagtcagcagggagagcatcttgaagcaCTGGAGGAGGtagatgtcaccaagatgccagtgactggtgtctcTGTGAGgagtgaaggtgatgaggtcaaaggtgagagtgaggagcagagagaggcggagcctccgagcagcagatcaactcaacacatgacaacagaagctgatggagacaagctcttagctccactatcagatagtgacatTGAGGCTCATGATAAAgtctctaaagatgataagacatgtcacagcGACAACACACGCTtcaaatgttctcactgtgacaaaacttttaaaCACCGTTGGAGTCTGAAAATACACACGAGgatacacaccggagaaaaacctttttcctgctcagtttGCGGCAAAAGTTTTGCACAAAGAacatatttgaaagtacacatgagtacgcacactggagaaaagccttTCATCTGCTCGGAATGCGGCAAAGGTTTTGCAACTAAAAGTGCGCTGAAAGGACACACGAGAACACACACCGGGGAAAAGCGTTTTTTTTGTTCATTCTGTGCAAAGGGTTTTGCACATAAAAGCGTGCTGGAAGAACATACAAGagtgcacactggagaaaaaccgtgTTGCTGTTCAATCTGCGGCAAATGTTTTGTGCATCGCAACTCTTTAAAAGTGCACATCCGaacgcacacgggagaaaaaccgtTCACATGCTCAATCTGTGGGAAAGGTTTTGTGGAAAGTACCAACCTGAAAGTACACAtaagaacacacaccggagaacgacctttttcctgttcaatctgcggcaaagattttactcaaaggaACCATctgaaagcacacatgagaacacactggtGA